The window TCGGCAAAATTCTGAATCTCGAAGTTCCCGTTCATGACGCGATATTCGGGACCATGCTCCATGACGAAGTTGTACCTGCCGTTCGGAAGTTCGAGCGTCAACTTGTCGGCGAAAACGATGTGATCGCCCGAAACGATACCCCCTTTCACTTTGGCGGGGCGAAAGGGCTTGCCTTGGCCGTTTTGCAGATGAATACGAGCGGCCAGCGGCTTGCCGGTTTCCTTGTCGACAGCATTGAGCACGAGGCGGCCTGAAGCGTGCGCTAACGTGGATTGATGGAGCCAGAGAATTGCGACAATCCATGCGAGTCGACGATTCATTTCGATTTCTACAATTTGGCAGGCATTTTGAACGAACCGGCGGCAGCCGCGGTTGCTGCTCAAATCTAGCATAGTCCGAATCTCAACCTACGATCAGAGACTCCAAAATATGGCCTGTGCGAACGGAGCGGTAGCCGGTGCGTGGATTGATTTGCCCAGGCAGAAAGCATTATTCCGCACCAACTTCAGACTCCAATGCATTGTCCTTGCTGCCCGCTGCGGAAAGGTTCTACAATATCTTGACTGGAATATACCCGTGTGTCTCGTGGTTCCCTTGGATTTGGAATGGCTGAAGATTACTACAATACTTTAGGGGTCGAGCGAAACGCGTCGCAAGCCGAAATTCAGAAGGCGTATCGTGCTTTGGCGCGAAAGTATCACCCCGATATGAACCCAGACGACAAAACCGCCAAAGCAAAATTTCAGCAGGTGCAGACGGCATACGACGTGCTGAACGATTCCGGCAAGCGCGAGCTCTATGATCGTTATGGCAGTTCGTTTGAATCGATGGGAGCAGGTGCGGGCGCTGGAACTGGACCTCGCGGCGGGCAATCGTGGTATACGCAAGGCGCGCCGGGTTTTGATGAAGTCGATTTGAATCAACTGTTTGGCGAGCGATTCGGCGAATCGGGAGGAGGTGGGTTTGCAGAGCTATTTGGAAACTTCCGCCGCGCTCAATCCGGCGGACGAAAACGAAAGGGTAGCGCAGAAGCCCAGCGGGGGGCCGATGTGCAAAGCGAAATCGATATTCCATTTCAGACGGCGATTCAAGGAGGAAAAGTCAGTGTGGGCGTGCAGCGGCCAGAGGGCAAAGTCGATCAGATCGAAGTTAAAATTCCGGCTGGCGTGAAGGACAACGCCAAAATTCGCCTGCGAGGGCAAGGAGGACCGGGAAGCGGTAAAGGATCGGCAGGCGATATTTTGCTGACCGTGCATGTTGCGGCCCATCCGTTTTTTCAACGTCGCGACAATGACTTGATCGTTCGCGTTCCGGTGACATTGAGCGAAGCGGTCGGTGGGGCAAAGGTCGATGTACCAATGCCAAGCGGAACAATTTCGCTGCGCGTTCCGCCGCACACCAGTAGCGGCACAAAACTGCGCATTCGCGGCCACGGCGTGAAGTCCAAATCGGGTTTGCCCGGGGATTTGTATGCCGAGGTACAAATCATGCTTCCCAAAGAAATCGACGAGGGGACGGCGACGGCGATTCGCAAGCTCGACGAGCAGCATCCGATAAATCCGCGGCGCGATTTGCGATGGTAGCCGATTTTCCATTCCAGGGGCGCGACGGCACGACATTGGGTAACTTTAGCCGAGTAAGTCGAGTGAACGCCGATGAGCACGGATGCATTCCGACGAACGCTTGGTTGGGAGCAAATTTAGCGGATGCCCAGAAGGGCGAATCTTTCCAAACACGCGATCGCGATCCAATGTTCTCGTTCGAACCGGTGAAAGACGATTGTCATCGGCGTTGATCCACGTTTTCTGGCCAGAGTGATTGCGCACATTGCGTGTGTCACGGTGATTTGACTCCGCCCATGAACGACCAGCGATTTACCAAGGCGATGCGGCTTAGATCGCGGACGGATTTTCGCCGAGTATACGAGCGGAAGTGCTGGGCCGGCGATTCGCT of the Pirellulales bacterium genome contains:
- a CDS encoding J domain-containing protein translates to MAEDYYNTLGVERNASQAEIQKAYRALARKYHPDMNPDDKTAKAKFQQVQTAYDVLNDSGKRELYDRYGSSFESMGAGAGAGTGPRGGQSWYTQGAPGFDEVDLNQLFGERFGESGGGGFAELFGNFRRAQSGGRKRKGSAEAQRGADVQSEIDIPFQTAIQGGKVSVGVQRPEGKVDQIEVKIPAGVKDNAKIRLRGQGGPGSGKGSAGDILLTVHVAAHPFFQRRDNDLIVRVPVTLSEAVGGAKVDVPMPSGTISLRVPPHTSSGTKLRIRGHGVKSKSGLPGDLYAEVQIMLPKEIDEGTATAIRKLDEQHPINPRRDLRW